Proteins from a genomic interval of Benincasa hispida cultivar B227 chromosome 7, ASM972705v1, whole genome shotgun sequence:
- the LOC120080793 gene encoding uncharacterized protein LOC120080793 isoform X3: MGQKTPIYQIWTSNDLSHGAWGSWSWSSLAREFSKDIAKVRDDQEWEITEMRKALSRTGPIDAYKPKNISLEEELRALQEKVDINNYEYKRIPKPTDQTS; encoded by the exons ATGGGGCAGAAGACACCCATTTATCAGATATGGACTTCCAATGATCTCTCTCACGGTGCTTGGGGCAGTTGGTCTTGGTCATCTCTTGCAAGGGAG TTCAGTAAAGATATTGCGAAGGTAAGAGATGATCAAGAATGGGAGATCACCGAGATGAGAAAAGCCCTATCAAGAACAGGACCTATTGATGCGTATAAgccaaaaaatatatctttagaaGAAGAACTGAGG GCTTTACAAGAGAAGGTAGACATTAACAACTACGAGTACAAGAGAATTCCAAAGCCTACTGACCAAACCTCCTAA
- the LOC120080793 gene encoding uncharacterized protein LOC120080793 isoform X1, with amino-acid sequence MKKNERGEVSEMKEMLLGLCKNIEKLIEEMRESNAARKAEESGASDGRRMKMKGKVDEADSTPSNGGGGANKSKYKRLEIPIFAGENPESWVYRAEHYLEIHELSDQEKVKVAVISFGPDEVDWFRWSHNWRPISTWEELKRRMFEYYRPTGEGSLGARLLRIKQDSSYSDYVKKFVTYSTPLPDLVEDVLKDAFINGLEPTLRAEVISRKPNTLEEGMHKA; translated from the coding sequence ATGAAAAAAAACGAGAGGGGGGAAGTCTCTGAAATGAAGGAAATGTTGTTGGGGCTTtgcaaaaatatagagaaactGATAGAGGAAATGAGGGAGAGTAATGCTGCTCGGAAGGCTGAAGAGTCAGGCGCATCTGATGGTCGACGGATGAAAATGAAGGGGAAGGTTGATGAGGCCGATTCAACTCCCAGCAATGGAGGAGGAGGAGCCAACAAGAGCAAGTACAAAAGGTTAGAAATACCTATTTTCGCAGGAGAAAACCCGGAATCGTGGGTGTACAGGGCCGAACATTACCTTGAAATCCACGAGTTGTCCGATCAAGAGAAGGTGAAGGTAGCGGTCATTAGTTTTGGGCCGGATGAAGTCGATTGGTTCCGATGGAGCCACAATTGGAGACCCATCAGTACTTGGGAGGAGCTGAAAAGAAGAATGTTCGAGTATTATAGACCTACCGGAGAAGGGAGTTTAGGTGCGAGGTTGTTGAGGATAAAGCAGGACAGTTCATATTCAGACTATGTGAAGAAGTTCGTGACTTATTCGACACCCCTACCCGATTTGGTCGAAGATGTTCTCAAGGATGCTTTCATAAATGGGCTGGAACCAACATTGAGGGCCGAGGTCATTAGTAGAAAACCGAATACATTGGAGGAAGGTATGCACAAAGCCTAG
- the LOC120080793 gene encoding uncharacterized protein LOC120080793 isoform X2 yields MTSTEAGIGQSTEPKKIASVNNATRASPSMFRRWGRRHPFIRYGLPMISLTVLGAVGLGHLLQGSKDIAKVRDDQEWEITEMRKALSRTGPIDAYKPKNISLEEELRALQEKVDINNYEYKRIPKPTDQTS; encoded by the exons ATGACCAGCACTGAGGCAGGAATaggtcagtctacagaaccaaAGAAGATTGCCTCTGTTAACAATGCAACTCGGGCATCTCCATCCATGTTTAGAAGATGGGGCAGAAGACACCCATTTATCAGATATGGACTTCCAATGATCTCTCTCACGGTGCTTGGGGCAGTTGGTCTTGGTCATCTCTTGCAAGGGAG TAAAGATATTGCGAAGGTAAGAGATGATCAAGAATGGGAGATCACCGAGATGAGAAAAGCCCTATCAAGAACAGGACCTATTGATGCGTATAAgccaaaaaatatatctttagaaGAAGAACTGAGG GCTTTACAAGAGAAGGTAGACATTAACAACTACGAGTACAAGAGAATTCCAAAGCCTACTGACCAAACCTCCTAA